One genomic window of Aquisalimonas sp. 2447 includes the following:
- a CDS encoding 3-hydroxyacyl-CoA dehydrogenase NAD-binding domain-containing protein: MAEHNGVNCRLEYDEEGVAWLYLDCADASTNTVPMRVLRDLTHAVEELEARDGLKGLVILSAKQAGFVAGASNDELEVMDDLEHVDSLMQWGHSVMGRIASLPVPTVALIHGHCLGSGLELALACRYRVAEAGTNTALGLPDVKLGLHPCHGATARLPVLIGAWQALNMLTSGASVDAARALKLGLVDRVAPMEELRNAARELLRRDPGRHYPGIWTRSLLWAPMRWLIYQIRDSQMRRGEASIENFPATYAMLRLWRDHGGGGLTRRLKAERESLLRLISEPGALNLVRTYLLQDRLRRDARGQQVPFPGSVHVFGAGEIGAGVAVLLALHGREVTLVDADENALQRVDRRAEALWRQRLGEGDALEAARARLSTTTEAEGLGQAEFIVEAIQEDPAAKKTLYASLEEAVPDEAVIASTTSTLLIEELAADMTRPERLIGMHFFRPVERMPVVEIVAGADSSDRAVASGQVVGLAMDKLPLPVRSKPGFLINRLQLPYMLKGAEMYERARREIIDTAALRFGMPIGPLEMADSVGLDVCLHLAERLGYPVPEQLRERVEAGQLGLSTGQGFHDWKRGRRVTASVPPGNHAMQGIAEDLVVPIVREAQRCLDEGVVADADLVDVGALFGSGFPAYTGGPLTLKREKGWG, from the coding sequence TTGGCCGAACACAACGGTGTCAATTGCCGTCTGGAATACGACGAGGAAGGCGTGGCCTGGCTCTACCTGGACTGCGCCGACGCCTCCACCAACACCGTGCCCATGCGGGTGCTGCGCGACCTGACCCACGCCGTGGAGGAACTGGAGGCGCGGGACGGGCTGAAGGGGCTCGTCATTCTGTCGGCCAAGCAGGCGGGGTTTGTTGCCGGCGCGAGCAACGACGAACTGGAGGTCATGGACGACCTGGAGCATGTGGACAGCCTCATGCAGTGGGGGCATTCGGTGATGGGGCGCATCGCGTCCCTGCCGGTGCCCACAGTGGCCCTGATTCACGGCCACTGCCTGGGCAGCGGCCTGGAGCTCGCCCTGGCGTGCCGCTACAGGGTCGCCGAGGCCGGCACCAATACGGCACTCGGCCTGCCGGACGTGAAGCTCGGGCTGCACCCGTGCCATGGTGCGACGGCCCGTCTGCCGGTGCTGATCGGCGCATGGCAGGCGCTGAACATGCTCACCAGCGGAGCATCCGTGGACGCGGCCAGGGCGCTCAAGCTGGGCCTGGTCGACCGCGTTGCCCCCATGGAGGAACTACGGAATGCGGCGCGCGAACTCCTGCGGCGCGATCCCGGCCGCCACTACCCCGGCATCTGGACGCGCTCGCTGCTGTGGGCGCCCATGCGCTGGTTGATCTACCAGATCCGCGACAGTCAGATGCGGCGCGGCGAGGCCAGCATCGAGAATTTCCCGGCGACCTATGCCATGCTGCGCCTGTGGCGGGATCATGGCGGCGGCGGCCTGACCCGGCGGCTCAAGGCGGAACGGGAGTCGCTGTTGCGGCTGATCAGTGAGCCCGGGGCGCTGAATCTGGTCCGGACCTATCTGCTGCAGGACCGATTGCGGCGGGATGCGCGCGGGCAGCAGGTGCCGTTTCCCGGGAGTGTCCACGTGTTCGGGGCCGGCGAGATCGGCGCCGGCGTTGCGGTCCTGCTGGCACTGCACGGGCGGGAGGTGACGCTGGTGGATGCCGACGAGAATGCGCTCCAGCGGGTTGATCGTCGCGCGGAGGCATTGTGGCGCCAGCGTCTGGGCGAGGGTGACGCGCTGGAGGCGGCGCGCGCGCGGCTGAGCACGACCACCGAGGCAGAGGGGCTGGGTCAGGCGGAGTTCATCGTCGAAGCCATCCAGGAGGATCCGGCCGCGAAGAAAACGCTCTATGCCAGCCTGGAGGAGGCGGTGCCGGACGAGGCGGTGATTGCCAGCACCACCTCGACGCTGCTGATCGAGGAACTGGCGGCGGACATGACACGTCCCGAACGGCTCATCGGGATGCATTTCTTCCGTCCCGTGGAGCGTATGCCCGTAGTGGAAATCGTGGCCGGCGCGGACAGCAGCGACCGGGCGGTGGCCAGCGGCCAGGTGGTGGGCCTGGCCATGGACAAGTTGCCGCTGCCGGTGCGCAGCAAGCCCGGATTTCTGATCAACCGTCTGCAACTCCCCTACATGCTCAAGGGTGCCGAGATGTACGAGCGTGCGCGTCGGGAAATCATCGATACAGCGGCGCTGCGCTTCGGCATGCCCATTGGCCCGCTGGAGATGGCCGACTCCGTGGGTCTGGATGTCTGCCTGCATCTTGCCGAGCGGCTCGGCTATCCCGTTCCCGAACAGCTCCGTGAGCGGGTGGAGGCTGGCCAGCTCGGGCTGAGCACGGGCCAGGGGTTCCACGACTGGAAGCGCGGTCGTCGCGTCACCGCCAGCGTGCCGCCTGGCAACCACGCCATGCAGGGCATTGCCGAGGATCTGGTGGTGCCCATCGTGCGGGAAGCGCAACGCTGTCTGGACGAAGGGGTGGTTGCGGATGCCGATCTGGTGGACGTCGGTGCCCTGTTCGGGTCGGGCTTTCCCGCCTACACGGGGGGGCCACTGACCCTGAAGCGCGAGAAGGGCTGGGGCTGA
- a CDS encoding methyl-accepting chemotaxis protein: protein MQSGSTTQDSRRLGFGARLTVMIASLVLGSVALITSIVYVQYRNAEIDSVLRLLEGSTEANAQAFDDWLGARQDEMRYLASLQPAAEMEPDALEHLLERIAASQGHYDTIFVVDPDGNGVVGVDDNGEIMSRGDANDFQVPDRAWFQAAIGGDQVFSEPVVSRATRNRVSTVAVPIRRNGDIVGVMRGAVDLDAVVEQVRAMADDASFEIFLVDGDGNAVTDAPSLEGAGAGVASQAGSAVAAGEDGVGRYSNAAGNAVVGSYSMIPLIGWGLVMEQDESTALAEVQRIFWILLALASAILVVAIGASLGVVRSVTRTLGGDPNYAADAVRRVADGDMTTEIHLRQGDKDSLLASIATMQANLHRMLNDMKSHADEVASAATELTQINQETDAGIQRQRDQVSSAATAMNEMTATVEEVARNGQSAADGAQQATNEANDGKQVVTATVQSMETLSTQISDASDAMSALKRDSDNIGTVLQVIQGVAEQTNLLALNAAIEAARAGEQGRGFAVVADEVRTLANRTKESTSEIQTMIEQLQSGAERAEQAMVQSREQTTQSAEQAEKAGHSLGQITESVTSINDMIQQIASAAEQQSATAREINENIHAITEVADGSARSVVQSREASDSLAELAEKLRQMTHQFRL from the coding sequence ATGCAGTCAGGATCAACCACGCAGGACAGCCGGCGACTGGGCTTCGGCGCGCGGCTCACTGTCATGATCGCCTCGCTGGTGCTGGGCTCCGTCGCCCTGATCACCAGCATCGTGTATGTCCAGTATCGCAATGCAGAAATCGATTCCGTCCTGCGCCTGCTGGAGGGCAGCACCGAGGCCAACGCCCAGGCATTCGACGACTGGCTGGGGGCGCGCCAGGACGAGATGCGTTATCTGGCTTCCCTGCAACCCGCCGCCGAAATGGAGCCGGACGCCCTGGAGCATCTGCTGGAACGCATTGCTGCGAGTCAGGGCCACTATGACACCATCTTCGTGGTGGATCCGGACGGCAACGGCGTGGTGGGCGTGGACGACAACGGCGAGATCATGTCCCGGGGCGACGCCAACGACTTCCAGGTCCCTGATCGTGCCTGGTTCCAGGCTGCCATTGGTGGTGATCAGGTGTTCTCGGAACCCGTCGTCTCCAGGGCCACCCGCAACCGGGTCAGCACCGTCGCCGTTCCCATCCGGCGCAACGGTGACATCGTCGGCGTCATGCGCGGCGCGGTGGACCTGGATGCCGTGGTGGAGCAGGTCCGCGCCATGGCCGACGATGCCAGTTTCGAGATTTTCCTCGTCGACGGTGATGGCAACGCCGTCACCGATGCGCCCTCGCTGGAGGGTGCCGGCGCTGGGGTGGCCAGCCAGGCCGGCAGCGCGGTCGCTGCCGGAGAGGACGGCGTCGGCCGTTACAGCAACGCCGCCGGGAATGCCGTGGTGGGCAGCTATTCCATGATCCCCCTGATCGGCTGGGGCCTGGTGATGGAGCAGGACGAGTCCACCGCCCTGGCCGAGGTTCAGCGCATTTTCTGGATCCTCCTGGCCCTGGCCAGCGCCATTCTGGTGGTCGCCATCGGCGCCAGCCTGGGCGTGGTCCGGTCGGTGACCCGCACCCTGGGTGGTGACCCCAACTACGCCGCCGATGCAGTACGCCGGGTGGCCGATGGTGACATGACCACGGAAATTCACCTGCGCCAGGGTGACAAGGACAGTCTGCTGGCCTCCATCGCTACCATGCAGGCCAACCTGCACCGGATGCTCAACGACATGAAGAGCCATGCGGACGAGGTGGCATCGGCGGCCACCGAGCTCACCCAGATCAACCAGGAGACCGACGCCGGCATCCAGCGGCAGCGGGATCAGGTCTCCAGTGCGGCCACCGCCATGAACGAAATGACCGCCACGGTGGAGGAGGTCGCCCGTAACGGTCAGTCCGCCGCCGATGGCGCCCAGCAGGCCACCAACGAAGCCAACGACGGCAAGCAGGTGGTGACGGCGACGGTACAGTCCATGGAGACGTTGTCGACGCAGATCAGCGACGCCTCCGACGCCATGAGTGCCTTGAAGCGGGACAGTGACAATATCGGCACGGTGCTGCAGGTCATCCAGGGCGTTGCCGAGCAGACCAACCTGCTGGCGCTGAATGCGGCCATTGAGGCGGCACGCGCCGGAGAACAGGGGCGCGGGTTCGCCGTGGTAGCCGACGAAGTGCGGACCCTGGCCAACCGCACCAAGGAATCCACCAGCGAAATCCAGACCATGATCGAGCAATTGCAGAGCGGCGCCGAGCGGGCTGAACAGGCCATGGTGCAGAGCCGCGAACAGACCACGCAAAGCGCCGAGCAGGCAGAGAAGGCCGGTCACTCGCTGGGGCAGATCACGGAATCAGTGACCAGCATCAACGACATGATCCAGCAGATCGCCAGCGCCGCGGAGCAGCAAAGCGCCACCGCCCGGGAGATCAACGAGAACATCCATGCCATCACGGAAGTGGCCGACGGCAGCGCCCGCAGCGTGGTCCAGTCCCGCGAGGCCAGTGACTCTCTGGCGGAGCTGGCGGAGAAACTGCGGCAGATGACCCACCAGTTCCGGTTGTAG
- a CDS encoding universal stress protein, protein MIKKILVAVDGSKHSDKAVDMASQIAQRLGADMVIAHSLIHGPVPQELRKLSTEKIPELPPMSMGGASVDYQVPRAALESIAEALLKNASERARATGVANVETQWDDGDPAQVLVRMAEQQGADLIVMGSRGLGDFKGLLMGSVSHKVQNLFDGSVLTVK, encoded by the coding sequence ATGATCAAGAAAATTCTCGTCGCGGTCGACGGCTCCAAGCACTCCGACAAGGCGGTGGACATGGCTTCGCAGATCGCCCAGCGTCTCGGAGCGGACATGGTCATCGCTCACAGTCTGATCCACGGGCCGGTGCCGCAGGAGCTCCGCAAGCTCTCCACGGAGAAGATCCCGGAACTGCCGCCCATGAGCATGGGGGGTGCATCCGTGGACTATCAGGTGCCGCGGGCCGCACTGGAGAGTATTGCCGAAGCGCTGCTCAAGAACGCCTCCGAGCGTGCCCGGGCCACCGGGGTGGCCAACGTGGAGACGCAGTGGGACGACGGTGACCCCGCCCAGGTGCTGGTTCGAATGGCCGAGCAGCAGGGGGCCGACCTGATCGTCATGGGCTCCCGCGGCCTGGGCGACTTCAAGGGCCTGCTGATGGGCAGCGTCTCGCACAAGGTGCAGAACCTGTTTGACGGCAGCGTGCTGACCGTCAAGTAA
- a CDS encoding BCCT family transporter has product MTDQNQNPDDDNPVVETDYEVGQDNVRPLGLELHNPVFFITAVGIILAVAFAMIFPDTAEEGLSGLRLWLESTFDWVYMGAANLFVIFCLILMLSPMGRIRLGGPQAVPEFSYGAWFGMLFAAGMGIGLMFFGVLEPFFHFFNPPFGLDGGGEEGMRGTAMAATIFHWGLHPWAIYGVVAVSLAFFSFNYGLPLTIRSAFFPLLGDRVWGWFGHVIDILAVFATMFGLATSLGLGAEQAAAGMSAVWGVPAGLGTTVTLIAVITGIALISILLGIHGGVKRLSALNMIMFALLGAFVLIAGSTVSILTNSVASIGQYLAQVVPLSNPFGREDEGFMHGWTVFYWAWWISWAPFVGMFIARVSYGRTVREFILCVLIVPVIATVVWMNIMGGYAIEQYLSDGFEGVYQYVVDSYDDTMVLFGFLEGLPFTFLTSSVAILLVVIFFVTSSDSGSLVIDTISAGGKTDAPVVQRSFWAIFEGLVAIALLVTGGIAALQAGAIALGFPFAIVLLIMAGCTLVAMWKEAPNYKPAKA; this is encoded by the coding sequence GTGACTGATCAGAATCAGAACCCTGACGACGACAACCCGGTCGTGGAGACAGACTACGAAGTCGGACAGGACAACGTCCGACCACTGGGGCTGGAACTCCACAATCCGGTGTTCTTCATTACCGCGGTGGGCATCATCCTCGCAGTGGCCTTCGCCATGATCTTCCCGGACACGGCGGAGGAAGGGCTGTCCGGCCTGCGACTGTGGCTGGAAAGCACCTTCGACTGGGTCTACATGGGTGCCGCCAATCTGTTCGTGATCTTCTGCCTGATCCTCATGTTGTCACCCATGGGCCGAATTCGCCTTGGCGGTCCACAGGCCGTACCGGAGTTTTCCTACGGCGCGTGGTTCGGCATGCTGTTTGCCGCCGGCATGGGTATCGGCCTGATGTTCTTCGGCGTTCTCGAGCCCTTCTTCCACTTCTTCAACCCCCCGTTCGGGCTTGATGGTGGCGGCGAGGAAGGCATGCGCGGCACAGCCATGGCCGCGACGATCTTCCACTGGGGCCTGCATCCCTGGGCGATCTACGGCGTGGTGGCCGTGTCGCTGGCCTTCTTCAGCTTCAACTACGGCCTGCCACTCACCATTCGCTCGGCGTTCTTCCCGCTGCTGGGTGATCGGGTGTGGGGCTGGTTCGGCCACGTTATCGACATTCTGGCCGTGTTCGCCACCATGTTCGGCCTGGCCACCTCGTTGGGACTGGGCGCAGAGCAAGCGGCTGCAGGCATGTCCGCCGTCTGGGGTGTTCCGGCCGGCCTGGGCACGACGGTAACGCTGATCGCGGTCATCACCGGCATCGCTCTGATCTCCATCCTGTTGGGGATTCACGGTGGGGTGAAGCGGCTCAGTGCGCTGAACATGATCATGTTCGCCCTGCTGGGCGCCTTCGTGCTGATCGCTGGGTCCACCGTGAGCATCCTGACCAACAGCGTTGCCAGCATCGGGCAATACCTCGCGCAAGTGGTGCCGCTGAGTAATCCGTTCGGCCGGGAAGACGAAGGCTTCATGCATGGCTGGACCGTCTTCTACTGGGCCTGGTGGATCTCCTGGGCGCCCTTCGTCGGCATGTTCATCGCCCGGGTCTCCTATGGCCGCACCGTCCGGGAGTTCATCCTCTGCGTGCTTATCGTGCCGGTGATCGCCACCGTTGTGTGGATGAACATCATGGGCGGCTACGCCATCGAGCAGTACCTCAGCGACGGCTTCGAAGGGGTGTACCAGTACGTGGTGGACTCCTATGACGACACCATGGTGCTGTTCGGCTTCCTGGAGGGGCTGCCGTTCACGTTCCTGACGTCGTCGGTTGCGATCCTGCTGGTGGTCATCTTCTTCGTGACCTCCTCGGACTCCGGCTCGCTGGTGATCGACACCATCAGTGCCGGCGGCAAGACCGATGCGCCGGTGGTGCAGCGGTCCTTCTGGGCCATCTTCGAAGGTCTGGTCGCCATCGCCCTGCTGGTCACCGGCGGTATTGCCGCACTGCAGGCGGGGGCCATCGCGCTAGGCTTCCCGTTCGCCATCGTGCTGCTGATCATGGCCGGATGCACGCTGGTCGCCATGTGGAAGGAGGCGCCGAACTACAAGCCTGCGAAGGCCTGA
- a CDS encoding PolC-type DNA polymerase III, whose product MSFRQLSKELREVREHLGAALRRRLGAPLTERRARLFQRCRDFDPSPLLATPVNQTRIIVLDTETTGLQPYAGDALVEIAMLEYCGLEFTGQELCSLIHPGRHIPTASTVIHGLTDMDVVDAPSLERILDDILEFLDGALIVGHHVGFDLRFLNRAALRHVHCRLPNPALNTMTLFQIWTGRRGLFGLDEVARTCGVPIHERHNARADAVVCGEVFRRLATELTGADATVGDLLALSPPDPEYGPDYSRPLERPGAGTAPTRARD is encoded by the coding sequence ATGTCCTTCCGGCAGCTGAGCAAGGAACTCCGGGAAGTTCGTGAGCACCTGGGGGCCGCTCTCCGGCGACGGCTGGGTGCGCCCCTGACGGAGCGCCGGGCACGCCTGTTCCAGCGCTGCCGCGATTTTGATCCCTCTCCCCTACTGGCCACGCCCGTGAACCAGACGCGGATCATCGTCCTCGACACGGAAACCACCGGCCTGCAGCCCTACGCCGGAGACGCGCTGGTGGAGATCGCGATGCTGGAGTACTGCGGACTCGAGTTCACCGGTCAAGAACTGTGTTCGCTGATCCACCCCGGTCGGCACATCCCGACCGCGAGCACCGTCATTCACGGTCTCACGGACATGGACGTGGTTGATGCCCCGTCGCTGGAGCGCATCCTCGACGATATCCTGGAGTTCCTCGACGGTGCCCTGATCGTGGGTCACCATGTCGGCTTCGATCTGCGCTTTCTCAACCGCGCCGCTCTGCGCCACGTGCACTGCCGTCTTCCCAACCCGGCCCTGAACACCATGACGCTCTTCCAGATCTGGACCGGCCGCAGAGGTCTGTTCGGGCTCGACGAAGTGGCCCGGACCTGCGGCGTGCCCATACACGAGCGCCACAACGCGCGTGCTGACGCGGTGGTCTGCGGTGAAGTCTTCCGGCGCCTGGCCACGGAGCTGACCGGGGCGGATGCCACCGTGGGCGATCTGCTTGCGCTCAGCCCGCCTGATCCGGAATATGGCCCCGACTACAGTCGACCGCTGGAACGACCTGGCGCCGGAACGGCTCCAACCCGGGCCCGTGACTAG
- a CDS encoding DUF294 nucleotidyltransferase-like domain-containing protein, protein MAETGKAASDHQRIAESRMWHTLDPQTVDAMLAAGEEMRLEAGRFLFRAGNPYRKHIYIHLEGTLEQTAASGDHREAQPGDVIGLASYLDGDNYRSTAQALTDCRLLALAGATVQRLEQESPFFFEAINRALAARMRKARQVRETVRGTLARPVRQFMISGLPCCRRQDTIAQASRLLAERDVGSLGLLDDSGRLIGLITPMTLLLALASEQTVPSDALESVTADEALAVTPDTPLWQVEEIFRRHRVKDVAVVDSQEAPVGIMSETAMIQALSHPPQTLDSEIRDAPDVDTLVRLRRKIPIAAGAVHASHRSVGTAVRALTEMHLALQHRLVELILSAMDREGLGRPPARFAVIVMGSGGRGEMLLRPDQDNGLIIDDRVTEAGMEWFREFSERLNPGLDEIGYRLCPGNVMARNPEYRCTLGEWQAKLSRLVDNPGRKEARAANIVLDFATLYGDDTLTARLRGHLNRRLEDGSGKMLFRMMVSDDAKISQPLGFFNRLVTTPHKGSQVIDLKRTGLRIIVDAMRVFALREGISRCKTMERIAALRRLGVFDADFSESMRIAFEELQDLLFTHQLDQVERGETPDPLVRMERLSSHDKERLRVSLRACRRMRERLQYAFGVVMS, encoded by the coding sequence ATGGCGGAAACCGGTAAGGCTGCGTCTGATCACCAGCGCATCGCGGAGTCCCGCATGTGGCACACGCTGGACCCACAGACGGTGGACGCCATGCTGGCGGCCGGAGAAGAAATGCGCCTGGAAGCCGGCCGGTTCCTGTTCCGCGCCGGGAATCCCTACCGCAAGCACATCTACATTCACCTAGAAGGCACCCTGGAGCAGACGGCGGCCAGCGGTGACCACCGTGAGGCGCAACCAGGAGATGTGATTGGCCTGGCCAGCTACCTGGACGGCGACAACTACCGGTCCACGGCCCAGGCACTGACCGATTGCCGGCTGCTGGCACTGGCGGGTGCAACCGTCCAGCGGCTGGAACAGGAATCCCCGTTCTTCTTCGAGGCCATTAACCGTGCCCTGGCGGCCAGGATGCGCAAGGCGCGCCAGGTCCGTGAGACCGTGCGTGGCACGCTGGCACGGCCGGTGCGCCAGTTCATGATCAGCGGACTGCCCTGCTGCCGCCGACAGGACACCATTGCTCAGGCATCCCGCCTGCTGGCCGAGCGGGATGTAGGCAGCCTCGGCCTGCTGGACGACAGCGGCCGGTTGATCGGGCTGATCACCCCCATGACCCTGCTTCTGGCACTGGCCAGCGAGCAGACCGTGCCGTCCGATGCCCTGGAGTCGGTGACCGCCGACGAGGCCCTTGCCGTGACCCCGGACACGCCGCTGTGGCAGGTGGAGGAAATTTTCCGCCGCCACCGGGTGAAAGACGTCGCCGTGGTGGACAGCCAGGAAGCGCCCGTCGGCATCATGTCCGAGACGGCGATGATCCAGGCGCTGTCCCACCCCCCCCAGACGCTGGACAGCGAGATCCGTGACGCCCCTGACGTCGATACGCTGGTCCGTCTGCGCCGCAAGATCCCCATCGCTGCGGGGGCCGTACACGCGAGCCACCGTAGCGTGGGCACCGCCGTGCGCGCCCTCACCGAAATGCATCTGGCACTCCAGCACCGGCTGGTGGAACTGATACTGAGCGCCATGGACCGTGAAGGCCTGGGCCGGCCTCCGGCGCGTTTCGCCGTCATCGTCATGGGCTCCGGCGGCCGCGGTGAAATGCTGCTGCGCCCGGACCAGGACAACGGGCTGATCATCGACGACCGCGTCACCGAGGCGGGGATGGAGTGGTTCCGGGAGTTTTCCGAACGCCTGAACCCGGGGCTGGATGAAATCGGTTATCGGCTGTGCCCGGGCAACGTCATGGCGCGCAACCCGGAGTATCGCTGCACTCTGGGTGAGTGGCAGGCCAAACTGTCCCGCCTGGTGGACAACCCCGGCCGCAAGGAGGCCCGCGCCGCCAATATCGTGCTGGATTTCGCCACCCTGTACGGCGACGACACGTTGACCGCCCGCCTGCGCGGCCATCTGAACCGGCGCCTGGAGGACGGCAGCGGCAAGATGCTGTTCCGCATGATGGTCAGCGACGACGCCAAGATCTCCCAACCCCTGGGGTTTTTCAACCGTCTGGTCACTACGCCGCACAAGGGCAGTCAGGTCATTGACCTGAAGCGCACCGGCTTACGCATCATCGTCGACGCCATGCGCGTCTTTGCACTGCGGGAAGGGATCAGCCGCTGCAAGACCATGGAGCGGATTGCTGCGCTACGGCGACTGGGGGTGTTCGACGCCGACTTCAGCGAGAGCATGCGCATCGCCTTCGAGGAACTCCAGGATCTGCTGTTTACCCATCAGCTGGACCAGGTCGAACGCGGTGAGACGCCGGATCCGCTGGTGCGCATGGAACGGCTGTCCAGCCATGACAAGGAGCGCTTGCGCGTCTCCCTGCGTGCCTGCCGGCGCATGCGCGAGCGATTGCAGTACGCCTTCGGCGTGGTGATGAGCTGA
- a CDS encoding RNA ligase partner protein, whose translation MRRFVLDTSVFTNPHVANQFGDTHVETLRTFLGIARRCPAEFYMPLSVYEEFRTMRDLEPDLAGDLETEIWVRSPRRFTLTIPSEVLYEFIDEVRGRIDRGLRIAEEHTKRAGASADMPPELITHLRERFREAMRKGLVDSREDVDAVLLAMELDAELASADEGMRKLGNRMGVKLVTANYLRRVMENLAGDHG comes from the coding sequence ATGCGCAGATTCGTGCTCGACACCAGTGTGTTCACCAACCCCCATGTGGCCAATCAGTTCGGCGACACCCACGTGGAGACCCTGCGCACCTTCCTGGGGATTGCGCGGCGCTGCCCGGCGGAGTTCTACATGCCGCTGTCGGTGTACGAGGAATTCCGCACCATGCGGGATCTGGAGCCGGACCTCGCCGGTGACCTGGAGACGGAGATCTGGGTGCGATCACCCCGGCGTTTCACCCTGACCATTCCCAGCGAAGTGCTCTACGAGTTCATCGACGAGGTGCGCGGGCGCATCGATCGCGGGCTGCGCATTGCCGAGGAGCACACCAAGCGTGCCGGCGCCTCGGCGGACATGCCGCCGGAACTGATCACGCACCTGCGCGAGCGCTTCCGTGAGGCCATGCGCAAGGGGCTGGTGGATTCCCGGGAGGACGTGGACGCCGTGCTCCTGGCCATGGAGCTGGACGCCGAGCTGGCCAGCGCCGATGAAGGCATGCGCAAGCTCGGCAACCGCATGGGCGTCAAGCTGGTGACCGCCAATTACCTGCGGCGGGTGATGGAGAATCTGG